In one Limosilactobacillus oris genomic region, the following are encoded:
- a CDS encoding MDR family MFS transporter encodes MTKQRQVKLKWVALASLLNNTGAAFLWPLTTMYMHNYLHESLTTAGVVMLLMSICMMVGNYLGGWLFDHWDQYQTAVLGVTISTVAIFTLIFAHGWPWFAVLMMLNSLGDGINMTIVNSYGSLVSDHSSRYVFNYIYMAFNVGVVIGTLAVGVLLPVSVVLVFTVATVFYFLLALVVVFALKVRVPLPPKTPRSREKLASRSHQQALVLIWLILLNFVTIHLSYSLWESVMAVHMTNMGIPFYAYSLLWTLNGVLIIVGQPLVNKLSPYVRLSSQIMVGILIFASSFLLLIFARNLWAFVLDFVLLTIGEMASFAGLPAWIAQLTTVNEAGHYQGLLNIMMSIGRAIGPLYGGFVIDHGNYQELFISVFLLMTVTLGGVFAYLLRLRRLSDDSK; translated from the coding sequence ATGACAAAGCAGAGGCAGGTTAAGTTAAAATGGGTAGCCCTCGCAAGTTTGCTTAACAACACTGGGGCTGCTTTTTTGTGGCCGTTGACAACGATGTATATGCACAACTACCTCCACGAAAGTCTGACGACGGCAGGGGTAGTAATGCTTTTGATGTCAATCTGCATGATGGTCGGCAACTACCTGGGTGGGTGGTTGTTTGACCACTGGGACCAGTACCAGACGGCGGTCTTAGGGGTAACAATCTCAACGGTGGCGATCTTTACCCTGATCTTTGCGCACGGCTGGCCGTGGTTCGCGGTCCTGATGATGCTGAACAGCCTGGGGGATGGTATTAACATGACCATCGTTAATTCATACGGCTCCCTGGTCAGTGATCACAGTTCGCGCTACGTCTTTAACTATATTTACATGGCCTTCAATGTCGGGGTCGTAATTGGCACGTTGGCGGTGGGGGTTCTCCTGCCAGTCAGCGTCGTGCTGGTCTTTACGGTTGCCACCGTCTTTTACTTCCTGCTGGCCCTGGTGGTCGTGTTTGCCCTCAAAGTCCGGGTCCCGTTACCGCCGAAAACACCACGGTCCCGGGAGAAGTTGGCCTCTAGGAGTCACCAGCAAGCCCTCGTGTTAATTTGGCTGATCCTCCTAAACTTCGTAACGATCCACCTCAGCTACTCACTCTGGGAGAGCGTAATGGCTGTGCACATGACGAATATGGGAATTCCCTTTTACGCGTACAGCCTCCTGTGGACGCTTAACGGGGTGCTGATTATCGTTGGCCAGCCATTGGTGAACAAGCTCAGCCCCTATGTTCGTTTATCCAGCCAGATTATGGTCGGTATTCTGATTTTTGCCAGTTCCTTCCTCCTCTTGATCTTTGCTCGGAACCTGTGGGCCTTCGTGCTTGATTTTGTTCTCTTGACGATTGGCGAAATGGCCAGTTTTGCGGGGCTGCCGGCTTGGATTGCCCAGTTGACAACGGTGAACGAGGCTGGGCACTACCAGGGACTGCTCAACATCATGATGTCGATTGGGCGGGCAATCGGGCCCCTTTACGGCGGTTTTGTAATTGATCACGGGAACTACCAAGAACTCTTTATTTCTGTCTTCCTGCTGATGACGGTCACCCTCGGCGGGGTCTTTGCCTACCTGTTACGGTTGCGTCGGCTCAGCGACGACAGCAAATAG
- a CDS encoding LVIS_2131 family protein yields the protein MTWNWLGWLSWILAVAFFCWVIHYIRVQQLMLIAKTKKAFAPKLFWRYVVLVVIALAWLGTMLHLTFFRQVAINDRQETRISMQYANLQLHNQGNDYYYVLASRSKNGQHPVVSYTYWAKGNRYTTNSRFGSVSDGQRLVTLDASTLPWNKAKLKKMDHESGHAFAATMTVRYQNTVINGLGLRANRDAATYTLIRVPSSEMVHER from the coding sequence ATGACTTGGAATTGGTTGGGATGGCTGTCGTGGATCCTGGCAGTTGCCTTTTTCTGCTGGGTAATTCACTATATTCGCGTCCAACAACTGATGTTGATTGCAAAAACGAAAAAGGCGTTTGCACCGAAGCTGTTTTGGCGGTACGTCGTCCTGGTGGTAATCGCCCTCGCTTGGCTTGGGACGATGCTGCACCTGACCTTCTTCCGCCAGGTTGCCATTAACGACCGGCAGGAAACGAGGATTTCAATGCAGTATGCCAACCTGCAGTTGCACAACCAGGGAAATGACTACTACTACGTGCTCGCTTCCCGCAGTAAGAATGGCCAGCATCCGGTCGTTTCGTATACTTACTGGGCGAAGGGAAATCGTTATACGACTAATTCCCGCTTCGGCTCGGTCTCTGATGGACAACGGTTAGTGACGCTAGATGCTAGTACCCTGCCGTGGAACAAGGCGAAATTGAAGAAGATGGACCATGAAAGCGGGCACGCTTTTGCTGCGACAATGACGGTTCGCTACCAGAATACCGTTATTAACGGCCTGGGGTTGCGTGCCAACCGTGATGCCGCAACGTATACCCTGATTCGGGTACCGTCATCAGAAATGGTTCACGAACGCTAA
- a CDS encoding LBP_cg2779 family protein, which yields MDNLSELAQELIKFEHDNDLNDNEVAFGSHLSVERIHDIKSSNSAATSEEAELLQRFMQSK from the coding sequence ATGGATAATTTGAGTGAGTTGGCGCAAGAATTAATCAAATTTGAGCATGATAACGACTTAAACGATAATGAGGTTGCCTTCGGGAGCCATTTGTCAGTCGAACGAATTCATGACATTAAGTCATCAAATTCCGCAGCGACCTCTGAAGAAGCCGAATTGCTCCAACGGTTTATGCAAAGTAAATAA
- a CDS encoding LacI family DNA-binding transcriptional regulator, with protein MVAKLKDVAKLAGVSVTTVSRVINNYGSLSDKTIKKVHAAMRELNYQPNALARAMQGKPSKFIGLIFPNLTNPFFAELVNELERQLFEQGYKTIIASSAENPEIEHEYLSMLMANQVDGIISGSHNLDIQEYHQVAAPIVSFDRYLADNIPIVASDSYRGGKLAVDYLLQHAVRHIAVIVDEDTSASPTLNRLQGAVDRLTEEHRSFDPLALDSIDFATTFPGIYDGVVASNDIQALEIAAVYRAHGLRMGRDFFITGYDGSQLVQKVAPQLPTVVQPIPELATALIKTLLQRVAQPTVQVPSTTLPVTFRQ; from the coding sequence ATGGTAGCAAAGTTAAAGGATGTTGCTAAATTAGCTGGAGTGTCAGTAACAACGGTCTCGCGGGTCATTAACAATTACGGCTCGCTGAGTGACAAGACCATCAAGAAGGTCCACGCGGCAATGCGGGAGCTGAATTACCAGCCGAACGCGTTGGCCCGGGCAATGCAGGGCAAGCCCTCCAAGTTCATTGGCTTGATTTTCCCTAACCTAACGAACCCCTTCTTTGCTGAACTGGTAAACGAGTTGGAACGGCAGCTGTTTGAGCAGGGCTATAAGACCATTATTGCTTCTTCAGCGGAAAATCCTGAAATTGAACACGAGTATTTGAGTATGCTGATGGCTAACCAGGTTGATGGAATCATCTCCGGTTCGCACAACCTGGATATTCAGGAATACCACCAGGTTGCGGCGCCAATCGTTTCTTTTGACCGCTACCTGGCAGATAATATTCCAATCGTTGCTTCGGATAGTTACCGGGGCGGGAAACTAGCGGTTGACTACCTTCTCCAGCATGCTGTCCGGCACATCGCGGTGATCGTAGACGAGGACACTTCCGCGTCACCGACACTGAACCGGCTCCAGGGGGCCGTTGACCGGCTGACGGAAGAGCACCGGAGTTTTGATCCCTTAGCACTGGATAGCATTGACTTTGCGACTACTTTCCCGGGAATTTATGATGGGGTGGTCGCCTCAAATGATATTCAAGCGCTCGAAATCGCCGCTGTTTACCGTGCACATGGTCTCCGGATGGGGCGGGACTTCTTCATTACTGGTTACGACGGTTCGCAGCTGGTTCAAAAAGTGGCTCCCCAATTGCCAACGGTTGTCCAGCCAATTCCAGAGCTTGCGACGGCCCTGATTAAGACGCTATTGCAGCGGGTCGCTCAGCCCACCGTCCAGGTGCCGTCGACGACCCTGCCAGTTACCTTCCGCCAGTAA
- a CDS encoding muramidase family protein, translating into MKQAELNSATHFKMYKSGRKWVVAGLTAVSLLTATGAIAHADDNGQAATQAPVANVNTQNTTTANQPNNNQPANNNQSANTQQANDQAATTNTLNVQAAPQAQALTASAYAAQANTVQQPQNQTTDVSSLHFSNNARCQQFIQNVAPGAINGWNKYQVLPSVTVAQAILESGWGQAAPGNNLFGIKGSYNGQSIRLQTREVYNGRSVYIYDNFRAYPSLSESVEDHGRFLAVNSRYNNLLGDTNYISVTNKLHLDGYATDPNYAYSLQNLIRTYNLTQLDSVAFSGKVVVNKQQNDNSSSSFSNNTNYYTVQSGDTLSGIANQFSTTVNTLAHLNDIQNVNQIYVGQRLLVRQATSQPATPSQPAANNQQSNNGQSSYTVQSGDTLSGIAGQFGMSYSQLAQINNITNPNRIYVGQVLQLRTATVNHQTTGPTNTNTNANSAAASYTVQSGDTLSGIASQFGMSYSQLAQINNIANPNRIYVGQVLRVGGTQASSVNTVSQPQRSNTSVAGSYTVQSGDTLSGIASRLGVSYEQLAQSNGIANPNRIYVGQVLRVNGQATSYQAPAAASHGAYTVQSGDSLSAIAAQHGLDWRALAQRNNLQAPYTIYVGQQLSL; encoded by the coding sequence ATGAAACAAGCAGAACTTAACAGTGCCACTCACTTTAAAATGTACAAGAGTGGCAGGAAGTGGGTTGTCGCCGGTTTAACCGCCGTTTCACTGCTGACCGCCACCGGAGCAATCGCTCACGCTGACGATAATGGTCAGGCAGCAACGCAGGCACCCGTGGCTAACGTCAACACCCAAAATACGACGACGGCCAACCAGCCTAACAACAATCAACCAGCTAACAATAACCAAAGTGCTAATACCCAGCAAGCTAACGACCAAGCAGCAACTACCAACACGCTGAATGTTCAGGCAGCTCCACAAGCGCAGGCGCTGACTGCTTCGGCTTACGCTGCACAAGCAAATACTGTTCAGCAGCCACAAAACCAAACAACGGACGTTAGTTCCCTCCACTTTAGCAATAACGCTCGTTGCCAACAATTTATTCAAAATGTTGCTCCAGGGGCTATTAATGGTTGGAACAAGTACCAAGTGCTTCCTTCAGTTACGGTTGCTCAAGCCATCCTTGAAAGTGGCTGGGGCCAAGCTGCTCCTGGCAACAACCTCTTCGGTATCAAGGGTTCTTACAACGGGCAGTCCATCCGGCTTCAAACTCGTGAAGTCTACAACGGCCGAAGCGTTTATATTTACGACAACTTCCGCGCCTACCCTAGCCTGAGCGAATCCGTTGAAGACCACGGACGCTTCCTGGCAGTCAACAGCCGGTATAACAACTTGCTTGGCGACACCAACTACATTTCCGTAACCAACAAGCTGCACCTCGACGGTTACGCAACCGACCCTAATTACGCCTACTCTTTGCAGAACCTGATTCGGACTTACAATTTGACACAGCTCGATTCAGTGGCTTTCTCTGGCAAGGTCGTTGTCAACAAACAGCAGAATGACAACTCCTCGAGCAGTTTTAGCAACAACACTAACTACTACACTGTTCAAAGTGGGGACACCCTTTCCGGCATTGCTAATCAGTTCTCAACTACAGTTAACACCCTGGCGCACCTGAATGACATTCAAAACGTCAACCAGATTTACGTTGGGCAGCGGCTCCTGGTTCGGCAGGCAACCAGCCAACCGGCAACGCCAAGTCAACCCGCTGCTAACAACCAGCAAAGTAATAACGGTCAAAGCAGCTACACTGTCCAGAGCGGGGATACCCTCTCCGGCATCGCGGGTCAGTTTGGCATGAGCTATTCACAATTAGCCCAGATTAATAACATTACTAACCCTAACCGGATCTATGTCGGCCAGGTCCTGCAATTACGGACGGCAACTGTTAACCATCAGACAACGGGGCCAACTAACACTAATACTAATGCTAACTCTGCGGCAGCATCATACACCGTCCAAAGCGGGGACACCCTCTCCGGCATCGCAAGCCAGTTTGGCATGAGCTACTCACAATTGGCCCAGATTAATAACATTGCCAACCCTAACCGGATCTACGTTGGGCAAGTCCTGCGGGTCGGCGGTACACAGGCCAGCTCAGTTAACACCGTTAGCCAACCGCAACGCAGCAATACTAGTGTTGCTGGATCCTACACCGTTCAAAGTGGTGATACCCTTTCCGGGATTGCCAGCCGGCTCGGGGTTTCTTATGAGCAATTAGCCCAAAGCAACGGCATTGCTAACCCTAACCGGATCTACGTTGGACAGGTTCTGCGGGTCAACGGTCAAGCCACAAGCTACCAAGCTCCAGCAGCTGCATCCCACGGTGCTTACACCGTTCAAAGCGGGGACTCCTTATCAGCGATCGCGGCGCAGCACGGTCTTGACTGGCGGGCACTCGCTCAACGGAATAATTTGCAGGCCCCATATACCATTTATGTCGGCCAACAGTTGAGCCTCTAA
- a CDS encoding ArsR/SmtB family transcription factor: MVSQTSGELTNIEKASQLFKILGNPKRLRLIYLLIQHSMSVSEISERLHWEQSGVSHQLQILRKLHLVQQHRHGKVIIYQLENPQLMTLVADVLSHADEIMNKPATEK; this comes from the coding sequence ATGGTCAGTCAAACTTCTGGGGAACTAACAAATATTGAAAAAGCCAGCCAGCTCTTTAAAATCCTGGGCAATCCAAAACGGTTGCGGCTAATTTACCTGTTGATCCAGCATTCAATGAGTGTCTCTGAAATCAGCGAACGACTTCACTGGGAGCAGTCTGGTGTTTCCCACCAGTTGCAGATCCTGCGCAAACTTCACCTGGTCCAGCAGCACCGGCACGGCAAGGTCATCATCTACCAGTTGGAAAATCCCCAACTAATGACCCTGGTTGCCGATGTCTTGAGTCACGCTGACGAAATCATGAATAAACCGGCCACAGAAAAGTAA
- a CDS encoding ABC transporter ATP-binding protein/permease — translation MAFLELHDIRKSYYLDKQAFPVLKGIDLQFSRGEFVSILGESGGGKSTLMNIIGGLDRNFEGQVLVNGQLLDHEKEKQLDDYRRAMVGYIYQSYNLISHLTVLDNVLVALDMTTLSKEERRARALKLLDQVGLSEQVHKHPNHLSGGQKQRVAIARALASDPQIIIADEPTGALDSENTQEVLTLLDDIAKDGKLVIAVTHSQEVADHGTRIVHLADGKIDGDQRLRPAYPLPADPTTIKPKQLPAMASYRMAFKHLMYNFWRNSLIMLGTAIGIFAVLLFSGLGNGVNGYIQNQINSLTNPRSITVFKNPTGKRLTQDQIQSALMQNMSADPQSMVISNADLDRLAKVAGVASVQKGNMIGGYRLNYGKLQQSGANMTTWNKSVTASSIKHGHRPGNNEIVLTKQQAIQLTGPRSYRQLVGKQIKISFNWVNKQGAPVAVDGTLKVAGLSEGASAGTTINYATLQRLLRQHNADTRPNFAVANAKDLATVESTANRINNLRNGQNERILSAITVGSVLKTVNTYVHLASTILAAIAGISLLVSALMIIVTMYMSVSERTKEIGILRALGERKKDIRRLFTSESIFIGLFSAILALGIVAVVALILNHALYGLIKYNIVQITVGNVIFAIVVAVVISFIAALLPARHAAKLNPIDALAAD, via the coding sequence ATGGCGTTTTTAGAATTACACGACATTCGGAAATCGTACTACCTGGATAAGCAGGCCTTTCCGGTGCTCAAGGGTATCGACCTCCAGTTTTCCCGGGGGGAGTTCGTTTCGATCCTGGGCGAATCCGGTGGGGGAAAATCGACCTTGATGAACATCATTGGCGGCTTGGACCGGAATTTTGAGGGCCAAGTGTTGGTTAATGGTCAGCTGCTGGATCACGAAAAGGAAAAGCAGCTTGATGATTACCGGCGGGCCATGGTGGGGTACATCTACCAGTCCTATAACCTGATTTCCCACCTGACCGTCCTGGATAACGTGCTCGTTGCCCTTGATATGACGACCTTGAGCAAGGAAGAACGGCGAGCCCGGGCACTGAAACTGCTAGATCAGGTGGGCCTAAGCGAACAGGTCCATAAGCATCCCAACCACCTTTCAGGGGGGCAAAAGCAGCGGGTTGCGATCGCCCGGGCGTTGGCGAGTGATCCCCAAATCATCATTGCCGACGAACCAACCGGGGCCTTAGACTCGGAAAATACCCAGGAAGTCTTGACCCTTTTGGATGACATTGCCAAGGATGGCAAACTGGTGATTGCGGTAACCCATTCCCAGGAAGTGGCGGACCACGGGACCCGGATTGTTCACCTCGCCGACGGGAAGATTGATGGGGACCAGCGGTTGCGGCCTGCTTACCCGCTCCCAGCGGACCCCACGACCATCAAACCCAAACAGCTCCCGGCCATGGCTAGTTACCGGATGGCGTTTAAACACCTGATGTATAACTTCTGGCGCAACTCGCTGATTATGTTAGGAACGGCAATTGGAATTTTTGCCGTCCTCCTATTCAGCGGACTGGGAAACGGGGTCAACGGTTATATTCAAAATCAGATTAACTCGCTGACTAACCCGCGTTCCATTACTGTTTTTAAGAATCCAACGGGGAAGCGGCTGACGCAGGACCAGATTCAATCTGCCCTAATGCAGAATATGTCAGCGGATCCCCAGTCGATGGTCATTAGTAATGCAGACCTGGACCGGCTGGCAAAGGTCGCTGGGGTTGCCAGCGTTCAAAAGGGGAACATGATTGGCGGCTACCGGCTTAACTATGGCAAATTGCAGCAAAGTGGGGCCAACATGACGACCTGGAATAAGTCGGTTACGGCAAGCTCGATCAAGCATGGGCACCGTCCTGGGAATAACGAAATTGTTTTGACCAAGCAGCAGGCAATCCAACTGACCGGGCCGCGAAGTTACCGTCAGCTGGTTGGCAAGCAGATTAAAATCAGCTTTAACTGGGTCAACAAGCAGGGAGCACCGGTCGCAGTCGATGGGACACTGAAGGTCGCTGGCCTGAGTGAGGGTGCTAGTGCTGGGACAACCATTAATTACGCGACCCTTCAACGGTTATTACGTCAGCATAATGCTGATACCCGGCCGAACTTTGCGGTGGCTAATGCAAAGGATCTTGCGACTGTCGAAAGCACGGCCAACCGGATTAATAACCTGCGCAACGGCCAAAATGAGCGGATCCTAAGCGCAATTACTGTTGGTTCGGTTCTCAAGACCGTTAATACCTATGTCCACCTTGCTTCCACCATCCTTGCAGCTATTGCCGGGATTTCGCTCCTGGTTTCCGCGCTGATGATTATTGTCACGATGTATATGTCGGTTTCAGAACGGACGAAGGAAATCGGTATCCTGCGGGCGCTGGGTGAACGGAAGAAAGACATTCGGCGGCTGTTTACCTCCGAGTCAATCTTTATCGGTTTATTCTCGGCTATCCTGGCCTTGGGAATTGTCGCGGTGGTAGCTTTGATCCTTAACCACGCCCTTTACGGACTGATTAAGTACAATATCGTCCAGATTACGGTGGGGAACGTCATTTTTGCAATCGTGGTTGCCGTAGTAATTTCATTCATCGCTGCCCTATTGCCGGCCCGGCATGCGGCTAAGCTAAACCCAATTGACGCTCTGGCAGCCGATTAA
- a CDS encoding ABC transporter ATP-binding protein encodes MAVIELTNISKTFGEGIGRVQVLDNINFQADRGELSLILGPSGSGKSTFLTIAGGLQTPTSGTVAVEGKHLGKLTSKERDQLRLNKIGFVLQSYNLLPYLNVADQFALVCKVKKTGNLSTAEFQRLLTELGIADLRNHFPDEMSGGQNQRVAIARALYPNPEIVLADEPTAALDSNRVKVVGSLLKQMARNHDKAIVVVTHDLRLREFADHIYQLMDGKMVQEK; translated from the coding sequence ATGGCAGTAATTGAGTTAACAAACATCAGTAAGACCTTTGGTGAAGGAATTGGCCGGGTCCAGGTTTTGGATAATATCAACTTCCAAGCGGACCGGGGGGAGCTAAGCTTGATTTTGGGCCCCTCAGGCTCCGGGAAAAGTACCTTTTTAACGATTGCTGGAGGACTCCAGACGCCGACCAGTGGTACCGTAGCGGTCGAGGGGAAGCACCTAGGCAAGCTAACGTCCAAGGAGCGGGACCAGCTGCGGCTGAATAAAATCGGCTTTGTCCTGCAATCGTACAACCTGCTTCCGTACCTGAATGTGGCCGACCAGTTTGCCCTGGTTTGCAAAGTAAAAAAGACGGGTAATTTATCGACCGCGGAATTTCAGCGGTTATTGACGGAATTGGGAATTGCTGACCTTAGAAACCATTTTCCTGATGAAATGTCTGGTGGGCAGAACCAGCGGGTGGCAATTGCCCGGGCCCTGTATCCTAACCCGGAAATCGTCTTGGCGGATGAACCAACGGCGGCGCTTGACAGCAACCGGGTTAAGGTAGTTGGAAGCCTCTTAAAACAGATGGCCCGCAACCATGACAAGGCGATTGTGGTTGTGACCCATGACCTGCGTCTGCGGGAATTTGCCGACCATATTTACCAGCTAATGGACGGGAAAATGGTTCAGGAGAAGTGA
- a CDS encoding ABC transporter permease, with product MFLALREIKHEKVRYGLIVAMIVMISYLMFVLMGMMIGLANENKAAITTWQTQTVFLNKNANDNLSQSLITKDQLDGQRLNEHESLVGQAPVVITKAAGGADKQSAQFIGLELDQAIAKKNIPLVSGRHARHADELVVDQSLRTKGYRLGEQVRLNSTADRYRIVGFAKDAQLNVAPVIYGRLATWKTLRGVNSQVVASGIISNRLEGGERFNNLARYTSQEFIQKLPGYAAQNNTFAFMIGFLMVISLIIIAVFLYILTMQKMPNYAVLRAQGIPARYLIATTIHQAVILMAAGICGGLLLTLLTTWLMPTTVALVLDWPLIALMVVVLIILGVLGALLPVRMILKIDPVRALNG from the coding sequence ATGTTCTTAGCATTACGCGAAATTAAACATGAAAAGGTCCGCTACGGGCTGATAGTTGCGATGATTGTAATGATCAGCTACCTGATGTTTGTCCTGATGGGCATGATGATCGGGCTTGCAAATGAAAATAAGGCGGCAATTACTACCTGGCAAACCCAGACCGTTTTCCTGAATAAAAATGCCAATGACAATCTGAGTCAGTCACTGATTACCAAGGATCAGCTAGACGGTCAGCGGCTTAACGAGCATGAGTCGCTGGTCGGTCAGGCTCCCGTCGTTATTACTAAGGCAGCTGGCGGGGCTGATAAGCAAAGCGCTCAGTTTATTGGCCTAGAACTAGACCAGGCGATTGCCAAGAAAAACATTCCCCTGGTCAGTGGACGGCACGCTCGTCATGCTGATGAGTTGGTGGTTGACCAGAGCCTGCGGACAAAGGGCTACCGGTTAGGAGAGCAGGTTCGGCTGAATTCGACTGCCGACCGTTACCGGATCGTCGGTTTTGCCAAGGACGCACAACTAAACGTGGCCCCAGTGATTTACGGCCGACTCGCGACCTGGAAAACGCTGCGGGGTGTTAACTCGCAGGTAGTAGCAAGCGGAATTATTAGCAACCGGCTGGAGGGTGGCGAGCGCTTCAATAATTTGGCCCGGTACACGAGCCAGGAATTTATCCAGAAATTGCCTGGTTATGCGGCCCAGAATAACACCTTTGCGTTTATGATCGGCTTCTTGATGGTCATCTCGTTGATTATCATTGCGGTCTTCCTGTACATTTTGACGATGCAGAAAATGCCTAATTATGCCGTCCTGCGTGCCCAAGGGATTCCTGCCCGCTACCTGATTGCAACGACGATCCACCAGGCAGTGATCCTCATGGCGGCGGGAATCTGCGGCGGCCTGTTATTGACCCTGCTGACCACCTGGTTAATGCCGACGACCGTTGCCCTGGTACTGGATTGGCCGCTGATTGCGCTAATGGTGGTTGTACTGATTATTCTAGGCGTCCTGGGGGCACTCTTGCCGGTCCGGATGATTCTTAAAATTGACCCAGTGCGGGCGCTGAATGGCTAG
- a CDS encoding TetR/AcrR family transcriptional regulator — MPSQTFENLPQSKQTLIRQALLEEFSNHDLADAQVARIVKSAQIARGAFYKYFTDLTAAYRYLYQFAMNDLHDDSIRTHRLLTAEEYVAQVTAFLEQVTASPYYELIQRHYAVNEALLHTQAVPRLRPTSATEWAVMVLVHETIKGALWQPQDSSQAVQRLAAALTALLARR, encoded by the coding sequence ATGCCAAGTCAAACGTTTGAAAATTTACCCCAGAGTAAGCAGACCTTAATTCGCCAGGCCCTTTTAGAAGAATTTAGTAACCATGACCTCGCCGACGCCCAGGTGGCGCGAATTGTCAAAAGTGCCCAGATTGCGCGGGGGGCCTTTTATAAGTATTTTACTGACTTAACCGCTGCTTACCGCTACCTGTACCAATTTGCGATGAATGACCTCCACGATGACAGCATTCGGACACACCGGCTTTTGACGGCCGAGGAGTATGTTGCCCAGGTGACGGCATTTCTAGAGCAGGTGACTGCTAGTCCGTATTATGAGCTGATTCAACGCCACTATGCCGTCAACGAAGCGCTGCTGCATACCCAGGCGGTGCCCCGGTTAAGGCCTACCAGCGCGACGGAGTGGGCAGTAATGGTATTAGTACACGAGACGATTAAGGGGGCCCTCTGGCAGCCTCAGGATAGTTCACAGGCGGTCCAGCGGTTAGCCGCGGCATTGACCGCGTTACTAGCACGGAGGTGA
- a CDS encoding zinc-dependent alcohol dehydrogenase family protein — MKALVLTGIKQLEVQDVETPEVKPDEVLVHTAYAGICGTDHALYAGLPGSASAVPPIVLGHENSGVVAKVGPEVKNVKVGDRVTVDPNIYCGECKYCRTSRPEMCENLSAVGVTRDGGFEDYFTAPAKVVYAIPDSVSLKAAAVTEPLSCAVHGVDLLEIHPYQKALVIGDGFMGQLFVQTLQAYGVSEVTLSGRNDEKLKLNHDRFGAKTINTAKGEQIPTNEYDIVIEAVGRPETQEQAVEAAARGGQVSMFGVGNPDDKFSINSYEVFQKQLKIQGAFINPYCFEDSIALMASGKVDVLPLLSHEFDVKEVDDFVNGRIKNVSKAVVKLAGEEA; from the coding sequence ATGAAAGCACTTGTTTTAACTGGAATTAAGCAGCTCGAAGTCCAGGACGTGGAAACGCCAGAAGTTAAGCCGGATGAAGTTCTGGTTCACACCGCTTACGCTGGAATTTGTGGGACTGATCACGCTCTGTATGCGGGGCTGCCAGGTTCTGCCAGCGCGGTTCCACCGATTGTTTTGGGCCACGAAAACTCTGGGGTCGTTGCCAAGGTTGGTCCTGAAGTTAAGAACGTTAAGGTCGGTGACCGGGTAACGGTTGACCCGAACATCTACTGTGGTGAATGCAAGTACTGCCGGACTTCCCGTCCTGAAATGTGTGAAAACCTTTCTGCCGTAGGTGTGACCCGCGATGGGGGCTTCGAAGACTACTTCACTGCCCCTGCGAAGGTTGTTTACGCCATTCCAGACAGTGTTTCCCTTAAGGCTGCGGCCGTTACGGAACCATTGTCATGTGCCGTTCACGGTGTTGACCTGTTGGAAATCCACCCATACCAGAAGGCACTGGTAATCGGTGATGGCTTCATGGGTCAATTATTTGTTCAGACTCTACAAGCCTATGGGGTAAGCGAAGTAACGCTGAGCGGTCGCAATGATGAAAAGCTGAAGCTCAACCACGACCGCTTCGGTGCCAAGACCATTAATACTGCTAAGGGTGAACAGATTCCAACTAACGAATACGATATCGTAATCGAAGCCGTTGGTCGGCCAGAGACACAGGAACAGGCTGTTGAAGCTGCTGCCCGGGGTGGTCAGGTTTCCATGTTCGGTGTCGGTAACCCAGATGACAAGTTCTCCATCAACAGTTACGAAGTCTTCCAAAAGCAACTGAAGATCCAGGGTGCTTTCATTAACCCTTACTGCTTCGAAGACTCCATTGCACTGATGGCTTCTGGCAAGGTTGATGTCCTGCCATTGCTTTCCCACGAATTTGACGTTAAGGAAGTTGACGACTTCGTTAACGGCCGGATTAAGAATGTATCCAAGGCCGTTGTTAAGCTGGCCGGTGAAGAAGCATAA